The following are encoded in a window of Castanea sativa cultivar Marrone di Chiusa Pesio chromosome 5, ASM4071231v1 genomic DNA:
- the LOC142637089 gene encoding MICOS complex subunit MIC60, mitochondrial-like yields the protein MRESKACTTNGTDTLLQLNHKFDALKGTLRHFSLIPPGGGGILAHSLAHIASWLKVKEVDQSGDGIESVINRVEGYLAEGKLAKAVAALEEGVRGIQSAEIVGDWLRQVRG from the exons ATGAGAGAATCAAAAGCGTGTACAACAAATGGCACAGATACACTATTGCAATTGAATCACAAG TTTGATGCCTTGAAAGGGACATTACGGCACTTCAGCCTGATCCCACCAGGTGGTGGTGGCATCCTTGCACATTCTTTAGCACATATTGCATCCTGGTTAAAG GTTAAGGAAGTTGATCAGTCTGGTGATGGGATTGAATCTGTCATCAATAGAGTTGAGGGCTATTTAGCAGAAGGAAAACTTGCCAAAGCAGTAGCTGCTCTTGAAGAAGGTGTTAGAGGAATCCAATCTGCAGAAATAGTTGGTGATTGGCTAAGGCAAGTAAGgggctga